A DNA window from Candidatus Latescibacter sp. contains the following coding sequences:
- a CDS encoding acetyl-CoA decarbonylase/synthase complex subunit delta yields MPFPDVVEKWTNSIIEVTIGTEPNRITVGGQKTLPFLYFEGQTPHKPVIAMEVLDIKPYDWDPVLSAPFGDTLGDPAACAKKCVEDFGADMICISLLGTHPDFGDLPPEHAVKVVKSIADAVTVPLIIWGSSVIEKDSTVLPPVAEALQGKNVLLGTATADNYMTLVAACQMGGHNLITQSPLDINIAKQVNILVSDSGFPLERVVMYPTTGALGYGMEYAYSIMERGRLAALTGDKMLSTPVICQVGSEVCRVKEAKAPIEEQPKWGALEHRSPMWEAMTASTLLMSGADILIMRHPKAVETVKKLIEELMVH; encoded by the coding sequence ATGCCATTTCCAGATGTAGTTGAAAAATGGACGAACAGCATCATTGAAGTTACTATCGGGACCGAGCCGAACCGTATCACGGTCGGCGGTCAGAAAACACTGCCTTTCCTGTACTTTGAAGGCCAAACACCTCATAAACCCGTGATTGCAATGGAAGTTCTCGACATAAAGCCTTATGATTGGGATCCTGTTCTTTCCGCGCCCTTTGGCGACACGTTAGGCGATCCTGCCGCATGCGCCAAAAAGTGTGTGGAGGATTTTGGCGCCGATATGATTTGCATATCGCTTTTGGGAACACATCCGGATTTCGGGGACCTTCCCCCTGAACATGCGGTGAAGGTTGTCAAAAGTATTGCAGATGCTGTAACCGTTCCCCTTATCATCTGGGGCAGCAGCGTCATTGAAAAAGACAGCACAGTACTGCCGCCGGTGGCAGAGGCGCTGCAGGGGAAGAATGTTCTTCTTGGGACTGCGACAGCAGATAATTACATGACCCTGGTAGCTGCATGCCAGATGGGAGGACATAATCTCATAACCCAGAGTCCTCTCGACATCAACATCGCCAAGCAGGTGAATATCCTCGTTTCCGACAGCGGTTTTCCGCTCGAGCGGGTGGTGATGTATCCCACGACCGGAGCGTTGGGCTATGGCATGGAATATGCTTATTCCATCATGGAGCGCGGAAGACTGGCTGCGCTTACTGGTGATAAGATGCTTTCAACACCGGTGATCTGCCAGGTTGGCTCAGAAGTGTGCAGGGTCAAGGAAGCCAAGGCTCCTATAGAAGAACAGCCGAAATGGGGCGCGCTGGAACATAGGAGCCCGATGTGGGAGGCAATGACAGCAAGCACATTGCTCATGAGCGGCGCTGATATTCTTATCATGCGGCACCCGAAAGCAGTAGAAACGGTGAAGAAGTTGATCGAAGAGTTGATGGTTCATTAA